From the Papaver somniferum cultivar HN1 chromosome 2, ASM357369v1, whole genome shotgun sequence genome, the window ATCATCGTTGTGTCTTAGAACTGGTAAAGTGCCGGCTGATACAACACATTACTACGCCGCTAGATGGTTGGATGAAGGAAGTGGCTTTGCAAGACTGAAAACGAGAGCTTGTATGTTTTGGGATATATGAAAATCCACGAATAATATTGTTTTTGAGGATGGGAAGCTTAATGTCCGGTCTATCATCCAAAAGGCAATGTACTGGTTCAATATGAAGGTAAGTGTTGGAGAGAATGAAGACAGTCTCACTGAGAATAAGTTGTTGGAGGGCCAAACGGATAATTAGGAGCCACCTAGTGCAGATAACATCAAGATCAACTTTGATAGAGTCGTTGGACCAAATGGTTACGCATGCAGTGCCATTGCTAGGGATAGATGTGCTCATTTTTAGGAATGTCAAAATAAGATGCTAAACTTCAATTTTGTAGTATAGGCAGAAGTTTATGGAGCTTTCCTTGCCGTGGAGTTGGCCATGGGTAAAGGGTTTAGGGATATTGTGTTTTTAAGAGAAATCTCTTATCATCAATTAACACACTCAAGTAGAGATGTAAAACGAGCCGGCACAGCACATCACAACCTATTAAGAGGCGAGCCCATCGTGTTACGTGCCGTATTTTGTCGTGCCTGAATTAagacgtgttgtgttgtgccttGTTCTAGGGCGTGTTGTGTCGTGATGTGTTGTGCCTGAcacattattttatatttttcaaagTAAATATTTTCAACATATTTAGATATTGTGTGTGTTGTTATTATTCGACGTAATAAAGACAGAATGTCAAAAAAACTGATTAGAATAAACAATCTTTTGTgaagtatacaaaaaaaaatgtgtcATATTATACCGTATTGTATCGTGTTTTATATATGTTATGACGTGCTTTGTTAACGTAATGTGTCGTGCCTTATCACGTGCTTATCCGTGCCATACGTTGTGATGTGCCACTGTGCCGATTAGCCTGGCTCAGCACAAAGCTAACATGTGGAGCCGTGTTGGGCTAACTCACATGCAGGAATAGACTGTGCTCGAGCTGGCGTTTTCAGAACACAATATCAGAATTAGCCAATTAGGGATAATCTGAACAAGTTCTGTGGAGTTCCAACAACGTGGCTCATACTTAAGCAGCCTATGCTGCAACTACAATGTGTGGTTTAATACCCCCTCCTTGTATTTCTCAGCTCATTCCGAGTGAGAACTCTGCCCCGAAGAATTGGAAAGAACTCTAGCTCATAATCTCCTTTGATGTCCACTCAAAAATCAAACGAACGAGTACTTTCCATGTACTGCAATTCAAACGCGCCAAATTTGCTCACACGGCTTTTGCACTACTGTTTCCACACCAAAAATCTCAAAACTACTAAAATTCTCCATTCTCAGTTAGTCATCTCAGGCTTGCTATTTACTTCCCCAAACCTTTACAACAACCTCATCTTAACCTATGCTCCACACCTAGATAACAacctccaaaccctaacaaatctTCTTAATTCCATTAAGTCCACGAATCCTATACCCTTTAATTCAATTATATCCAATCTCTCTCAGCATGGTTTCCCTTTTTTCTCAATTTTAACAACTTCGTTTATGCAAGCCAAAAATGTTCCTTTTGATAATTACACTCTCTGCAGTTCTTTAACTGCTTCATCTTCAATCAGGACATTAAATATAGGCAAGCAGTTACACACCCATGTCGTGAAGTCGGGTTGGATATCAAATGTGTACGTTGGCAGTTCTCTGGTTGATTTCTACGTGAAAGTGTCCATCATCAATGATGCGGTAAATGCGTTTGATGAAATTCCTGTTAAGAATATTGTGTGTGTTAACGCCCTTCTTTCAGGTTTAACTGATGCTAAAATGTGGGTTCAAGGTCTAGATTTGGTTCAGAAGTTATACGCGTTAGGACTTGATTATGATCTGTTCACACTGTCGGCGATACTACGTGTTTGTGCAGGATTATCTGCAATTGAATTGGGTAAACAAGTGCATGCCCGTTTAATCCGTAAAAATgttgatatcaaatatgatgtGTTTTTACAGAGTTCATTGATTGAGATGTATGGGAAATGTGGCCTTGTAGAGAAAGCTAAGAATGTTTTTGATTTAACGGAAACTGCTAGAGGCGGAGAAAGAAACAGAGATGTTGTTGTTTGGACTTCAATGTTAAGCTGTTATGGTAGAAACGGTCAGTTCAAAGATGTTATCCGAGTGTATGAACTAATGGTAGCAAATGAGGTAACACCAGATGCAGTTGTCTTTGTTGCAGTCATATCAGCTTGTAGACACACTGGAAATGTGAGTCTTGGGTTAAAGTATTTTGAGTCTATGGTTCATGATTTTGGACTACAGCCAGATTATGAACATTATGGTTGTTTAGTTGATTTGCTTTGTAAAGCTGGTGAATTGGAGAAGGCATGGAAATTGATGAGTGCGAGTAACAGTAGGGCTAGTATTTCAGTATGGGGAGCTTTACTTAGTGCTTGTGTTGACTATGGTAATGTTGAAATGGGAAAACTGGCTGCTAACAAGGCACTTGAATTGGATTCAAAGAACGTAGGCATCTATGTTTTGTTGTCAAATTTGTATGCTAATGTTGGTATGTGGAACGAGATTGAGGAATTGAGAGATTTAATGAAGGAAAAAGGTTTGAAGAAAGATGTTGGGTGTAGCTGGGTTGATGTCATTAGTTAGACTTGACATGCTATACAGTCAATATATGAAAATTTCAAGCTGTACTCTCAATAAGAGTTGCTTGGTAATGTTTCATGTGCTGGTGCTCCTGTTATCAGTATCATCTGGAAGACCAGGTATCCTGCATGTTTGAGGTTAATGTTCCAAGGAAGGGCATGGTGTTTAAAACAATTATGTTTGTTCACAAAAGGATGCTGAGAGAAGAAGCAGGTCTTATGTACCACAACGTAACAGAAATTTTGGGTCATGATTTGGAGCCAGTAGTCACAGGTTACAAAAGATTGCATATGGAACCTATCTTAGACCACGAAATCAAGTTGAACCGTGATGGCTCATCAAGGAGCAGGAATCATATACAAAGACTACACTTTGACATCATTGGTTGCCTTGGTGTGGGTAATGGGCATTGGCATTAACTTTGCAGATGAAGTTGGTGCCATCATTTTAGGTTTAGAATACGCAGTTTTAATGGTTGGCTCGACATTTAAGTTAAGTCTGGCTCTCTGGTTGAAGTTACAATTCTAAAGGATTAAGTCAAACTCCTTGGAGTTTCAAGAGAAATCCGAGTAATCTAAATGGGAACAACTTAATTCTCACTTGACTTGCAGAGAAGTTAACTTTGATGCTGACTGCATAGCTAACAGAAGCAATTCGTAGGAGAAAGGTGAAAAGAGAAGCTTTAACCCTTGACGATCGAATTTCCCCTCAGGAAGCTACCATGGTCCATGGATATTATAATTTATTGATCTTTCCTTTCCTATTATTTTACCTTTAGCTTTGAGGTCTCTTTGTTAATCAGTCTTGCTTTTCTTTTGTATTCTCTCATTCTCTGCCCAGCAAAATAGTAAGGTTAAGTTAGTCTGAACTACTGTACTTCCAAGAAcaacaatatcttttttcttATAAACTGTCTTATAACCCCCAACACATGCAAAAAGAAGGGTGGCGGTTCCAAAATAAGACACCCTTATGGGACTAGCAGACCTCATTTTGTATAATCAGGAAGGACTACTGGTTACATCTAAATAAATGGTACATATGATATGGCGTCCGAATGCCATTTTGGGCAAGAAATTCAAACCGCTGCCGGTAGGTCATTCTCTCATCGTCCATTCCAATGCCATGGCAA encodes:
- the LOC113354248 gene encoding pentatricopeptide repeat-containing protein At3g14330-like produces the protein MSTQKSNERVLSMYCNSNAPNLLTRLLHYCFHTKNLKTTKILHSQLVISGLLFTSPNLYNNLILTYAPHLDNNLQTLTNLLNSIKSTNPIPFNSIISNLSQHGFPFFSILTTSFMQAKNVPFDNYTLCSSLTASSSIRTLNIGKQLHTHVVKSGWISNVYVGSSLVDFYVKVSIINDAVNAFDEIPVKNIVCVNALLSGLTDAKMWVQGLDLVQKLYALGLDYDLFTLSAILRVCAGLSAIELGKQVHARLIRKNVDIKYDVFLQSSLIEMYGKCGLVEKAKNVFDLTETARGGERNRDVVVWTSMLSCYGRNGQFKDVIRVYELMVANEVTPDAVVFVAVISACRHTGNVSLGLKYFESMVHDFGLQPDYEHYGCLVDLLCKAGELEKAWKLMSASNSRASISVWGALLSACVDYGNVEMGKLAANKALELDSKNVGIYVLLSNLYANVGMWNEIEELRDLMKEKGLKKDVGCSWVDVIS